In a genomic window of Zonotrichia albicollis isolate bZonAlb1 chromosome 7, bZonAlb1.hap1, whole genome shotgun sequence:
- the MKI67 gene encoding proliferation marker protein Ki-67 isoform X4, with translation MPRYGTIVVIKRNGTDGIVFPLTSTSCLFGRKSECDIRMRLPWVSNEHCRIQINENKEAVLTNLSSVNPTQLNGACIEQPVLLKHGDVLTIIDRSFRFEYPLQSTPKRKRSRSPKDETLQVLHVQQVAEVESLPKQPPGAKSVDASESKANAECEEKNANEEKQTPEKNLPEAFPVKLQTPKSSQRIHHVLKKQNEMSPFSKLYEKVKNELKVEKSLQRRSSSQQAAKGDAGSAPIPSQSCPFDLGSLAKRRESGRMENIEKCVIVRREEENSPGFKQLSAGGRAARRSFTRSPQGPVSQEVSAESSQGALQDPKGLNTPGSCRGAAVTPRPSRERQSSSLVLLEQCSIERFECPLQRAAAIPAVLGTPTATRRSPRSAGTPGTPGTPGHGALKLEPLAEMPAAACTIEDTQLPLPEEKSFKQRRNSKQQTPGKPAQEVLKEIWDQANLENSEVGYCETPAPLSDSKSPRRSSRESKEFLGKSAHSEALAAEGMLASPAGQTPGRKRGRQRSSGGLAGTALETDPAQEQHSSGRKAWAAPAELAMDRSHQQQGLEATSAAGAQRASGKRSPGSAELGDTEPGSEPKTLGLLHGGDSGKTKRISQKRKSGEMLPQTLGKRKRVSFGGHLSPELFDKSLPPNSPLKRGALPARRSFPHGTSPRAVLKKAQSLKLLLDQEEKSSPTACPAQHPLGASGPVPAPRAPVGSPFSISQPPTPCPTTEEDPEGESGAQGRSPRSAAAAQDGTASSARGAQLCPKGSARRSRGGAVAAISAKRRSGASSANLVVAKSWAEVVKLGVARAQPKTAKRTVHKGRALKRLNHPPKTPERKIKGHFSTGHAESPATIVVGRAYSTTVRSAGHVPKVVKNPRLKLNMDMDESFTGVPEMFQTPKAQGGRAFPLAAAQSADVTPPWAAGDISDLHTPEESGEMLVSPLNNSDASEQKQESPGIFHLLGEESSPSVCDETATKTPEKRKAVHKDPGDGLAVTPAKPAALGRSAGKRRTPKQKVEPAEVMSSKRKILRTPEQRSEAGEVLSGIKRLMKTPRQKPEPVEVLSGIKQLLKTPDQKLEPTEVLSGIKQLLKTPDEKLEPVEVLSGIKQLLKTPKQKLEPVEVLSGIKQLLKTPDEKLEPVEVLSGTKELLKTPDQKLEPAEVLSGIKHLMKTPKQKLQPAEVLPDIKHLLKTPKQKLEPAEVLPDIKHLLKTPKQKVEPVEALSGLRHLLRTPRRKAEPREELAGIKQLLSTPQQELEAVTDGIALKRLLETPAESRGAVKAVAAGSAGRRSPKLRSQPLQDMVGISRLFHTPKEKAQPVENTFGIQRLMKSPKEKHQPVEDFVGLQRLLAEPRQKSDSEVDYAGVSEMFGTPEEMKVRSVNAMDSQGEISPPGSNSSHKHEEKGEVCPGADCQEKDSAGEEQPAQRGRRARRAGNGGSSKEVPSPDSQEEMGVITPGNKGRARRTRPCLQGVVPKCPDQEGIDVVSSVEPPGAVQRAGRGKRKELKELKPPNEHLESCVEDSSVLQKAPADTKQSLQEGGTSEAEGDPGTKTGTGKAQSEMWQLQTGLNNPESKAEDSGEGLLSPRRRHRGMGNTEPGIAPRRGTRARNDQGKAASPGDPHGTSRKLRKDPSPKVSQKQEQAWDKAPEAVTAQESENGTQLELEATERRVKSLRSTRNRKHSAEIKVDTAGVALENTQNIQKTEETSSETDAEAQSHVKNKLKGSQGYETGNAQENTTEAARRLKAESPSAETNQMPASAQNVEANRARTRRGKKDSLEQKTEEFPENVNGLKPIAPKCESEVAECCLQDAVGPVCGSAAPGREGQPSPGAADRASPALGTHRRTRNERGILKAKQTETLQGNPAQNNAVLPRRGRGKKVNFQLEESSSKAIEGKSLPESDEGVTDKDNPCESSEIPPSLGRRSRRKQHDSIPQKASPAFVEKAASSADARQAEAGSALGAQDTAPRRGRSRRAAAASASTSPSVRARQGLLLQGTAKQVPLREEQNPALGKKTLNAPARDRRKKTDPAAEAGSATPRALSETQGEGTQEDQSVPLEAGSCAKEKAPGRGRRKEAALASHTSNSISLRGKRRLPAGDGEAAPKEEQDVPLETCDPSGKENPLRRSRRKEIAPLVEAKSSVQGNQVLSKQSGRKNNSREVKQSLDSSSQENTELVKESSRQAATPLPPTPTSLQGLPEDGKDRIPEEKSKVLDIAPPAKENPSRVSRKKTTSSTSEETISTSLRGKPNLPRGRAQKRALQESEDASAEDDPCQGRTRQLRGNRRKVEVSEAAAPAAPHRSSDLAGNGSALGAQHLSAAPTSGRRRRQQPAEDVPAKKLKPGNDENGSLQRGRRNKSKPGEEDARAAQSTAGMERRTRSSTRTRK, from the exons ATGCCACGCTATGGAACCATCGTTGTCATTAAAAGGAATGGGACTGATGGAATTGTTTTTCCTCTCACCTCAACTTCTTGTTTATTTGGAAG GAAATCGGAATGCGACATCCGCATGCGGCTGCCCTGGGTGTCCAACGAGCACTGCAGGATCCAGATCAACGAGAACAAGGag gCAGTCCTGACCAACCTGAGCTCGGTGAACCCCACGCAGCTGAACGGGGCTTGCATTGAGCAGCCGGTGCTGCTGAAGCACGGGGATGTGCTGACCATCATCGATCGCTCCTTCAG GTTTGAATATCCTCTGCAATCAACACCGAAAAGGAAACGTTCCAGGTCTCCAAAAGATGAAACTCTGCAG GTTCTTCATGTTCAGCAGGTGGCAGAAGTGGAATCATTACCCAAACAACCTCCAGGAGCTAAAAGTGTTGATGCTTCAG aaagcaaagcaaatgctgagtgtgaagaaaaaaatgccaaTGAAGAGAAACAAACTCCAGAGAAAAATCTTCCTGAAGCTTTCCCTGTCAAACTCCAAACACCCAAATCTTCACAGAGAATACATCATgttcttaaaaaacaaaatgaaatgtctcCCTTTAGTAAACTCtatgaaaaagtgaaaaatgagCTGAAAGTGGAAAAATCTCTGCAGAGGAGAAGTTCCTCTCAGCAAGCTGCAAAAGGAGACGCTGGGAGTGCTCCCATTCCATCCCAGAGTTGCCCTTTTGATCTGGGCAGCCTGGCTAAAAGAAGGGAATCAGGCAGGAtggaaaatattgaaaaatgtgTAATTGtgagaagagaagaagaaaacagccCAGGTTTTAAGCAGCTGTCAGCTGGGGGGAGAGCTGCCAGGAGGAGTTTTACCAGGAGCCCTCAAGGTCCTGTTTCACAGGAGGTGTCAGCAGAGAGCAGCCAGGGTGCATTGCAGGATCCCAAGGGATTGAACACACCAGGCAGTTGCAGAGGTGCTGCAGTTACCCCCAggcccagcagggagaggcagagcagctcgctggtgctgctggagcagtgctCAATCGAGAGGTTTGAGTGCCCCCTTCAGAGGGCTGCTGCAATTCCGGCCGTGCTGGGCACACCCACGGCCACCAGGAGGAGCCCTCGCTCTGCAGGcacccctggcacccctggCACCCCAGGGCATGGGGCACTGAAGCTGGAGCCCCTTGCAGAGATGCCAGCTGCAGCGTGCACAATTGAGGACACACAGCTGCCTTTGCCAGAGGAGAAAAGCTTCAAGCAAAGACGCAACAGCAAACAACAAACACCAGGAAAACCTGCCCAGGAGGTGCTGAAAGAAATCTGGGATCAGGCAAACTTGGAGAACTCAGAGGTGGGATATTGTGAAACCCCTGCCCCCCTCTCTGATTCCAAGAGTCccagaagaagcagcagggaaAGTAAAGAATTCTTGGGCAAAAGTGCCCATTCAGAGGCATTGGCTGCAGAGGGGATGTTGGCATCTCCTgctggtcagacacctgggaggaaaagggggaggCAGAGGAGCTCTGGAGGGCTGGCTGGAACAGCACTGGAGACAGACCCtgctcaggagcagcacagctcaggcagaaaggcctgggcagctccagcagagctggccaTGGACAGGAGTCACCAACAGCAGGGTTTGGAAGCCaccagtgctgcaggagctcagagaGCATCAGGCAAGAGATCTCCTGGAAGTGCTGAGCTGGGAGACACTGAGCCTGGCTCAGAACCCAAAACTTTGGGCCTCTTGCATGGAGGAGACTCAG GCAAGACAAAAAGAATCTCTCAGAAGAGGAAAAGTGGTGAAATGCTCCCTCAGACTTTGGGCAAAAGGAAGAGAGTGTCCTTTGGTGGCCATCTGAGCCCAGAACTCTTTGATAAAAGTTTGCCTCCCAACTCTCCCCTGAAGAGAGGAgccctccctgccaggaggaGCTTCCCCCATGGAACCTCTCCTCGGGCTGTGCTCAAAAAGGCTCAGAGCTTGAAGCTCTTGTTAGATCAG gaaGAGAAGTCGTCACCCACAGCttgcccagcccagcatccccTGGGTGCCTCaggccctgtgccagcccccagagcccctgtgGGCTCCCCattctccatctcccagcccccCACTCCCTGCCCAACCACAGAGGAGGATCCTGAGGGGGAGAGTGgtgcccaggggaggagccccagatctgctgctgctgcccaggatggcactgccagctctgccagaggtgcccagctgtgcccaaagggctctgccaggaggagcaggggtggggctgtggctgccatCAGTGCCAAGAGGAGGAGCGGTGCCTCCAGTGCCAACTTAGTAG TTGCAAAATCTTGGGCAGAAGTGGTAAAACTGGGAGTTGCAAGAGCACAGCCAAAGACTGCTAAAAGAACTGTCCATAAAGGAAGAGCCCTGAAGAGATTAAACCACCCACCCAAG actccagagaggaaaataaaaggtcACTTCAGCACAGGTCATGCAGAGTCACCTGCCACCATAGTTGTAGGCAGAGCCTATTCCACCACAGTCAGGTCAGCTGGACACGTCCCCAAAGTGGTGAAAAATCCCAGGCTGAAGCTGAACATGGACATGGATGAAAGTTTCACAG GGGTGCCTGAAATGTTCCAAACCCCAAAAGCTCAGGGAGGACGAGCATTTCCtttggctgctgctcagagtgcTGATGTCACACCCCcgtgggctgcaggggacaTCTCTGACTTGCACACTCCTGAGGAGTCTG GAGAGATGCTGGTGTCACCATTAAATAATTCAGATGCTTCAGAGCAGAAGCAGGAGAGCCCAGGCATATTCCACCTTCTGGGAGAGGAGTCATCTCCATCTGTGTGTGATGAAACTGCCACAAAAACTCCTGAAAAGAGAAAAGCTGTGCACAAAGATCCTGGGGATGGTCTGGCAGTAACTCCAGCAaaaccagcagctctggggagatcAGCAGGGAAAAGGAGGACTCCAAAGCAGAAAGTGGAGCCAGCTGAGGTCATGTCAAGCAAAAGGAAGATTTTGAGGACCCCTGAGCAAAGGTCAGAAGCAGGAGAGGTTTTGTCAGGTATCAAGAGACTCATGAAGACCCCACGGCAGAAACCTGAGCCTGTAGAGGTTCTGTCAGGCATCAAACAGCTCTTGAAGACCCCAGATCAGAAATTGGAGCCTACAGAGGTTCTGTCAGGCATCAAACAGCTCTTGAAGACCCCGGATGAGAAGTTGGAGCCTGTAGAGGTTCTGTCAGGCATCAAACAACTCTTGAAGACCCCAAAGCAGAAGTTGGAGCCTGTAGAGGTTCTGTCAGGCATCAAACAACTCTTGAAGACCCCGGATGAGAAGTTGGAACCTGTAGAGGTTTTGTCAGGCACCAAGGAACTCTTGAAAACCCCAGATCAGAAATTGGAGCCTGCAGAGGTTCTTTCAGGCATCAAGCATCTCATGAAGACCCCAAAGCAGAAACTGCAGCCTGCAGAGGTTCTGCCAGACATCAAGCACCTcctgaaaaccccaaagcagAAGTTGGAGCCTGCAGAGGTTCTGCCAGACATCAAGCACCTCCTGAAAACCCCGAAGCAGAAGGTGGAGCCTGTGGAGGCTCTGTCAGGCCTCAGGCACCTGCTGAGGACCCCACGGCGGAAGGCAGAGCCACGGGAGGAGCTGGCAGGAATCAAGCAGCTCCTGAGCACCCCTCAGCAAGAGCTGGAAGCAGTCACAGATGGAATTGCCCTGAAAAGGTTGCTGGAGACtccagcagagagcaggggaGCAGTGAAAGCTGTGGCAGCTGGGAgtgcaggcaggaggagcccaaAGCTGAGATCGCAGCCCCTGCAGGACATGGTTGGCATCAGCCGCCTGTTCCACACACCAAAGGAGAAGGCACAGCCTGTGGAAAACACCTTTGGCATTCAGAGACTGATGAAGTCTCCTAAAGAGAAACATCAGCCAGTGGAGGATTttgtggggctgcagaggctcctggcagagcccaggcagAAATCTGATTCTGAAGTGGACTATGCTGGTGTGAGTGAAATGTTTGGTACCCCCGAGGAAATGAAG gTCAGATCAGTAAATGCTATGGATTCTCAGGGAGAAATTTCACCTCCTGGTTCTAATTCCAGTCATAAACATG aagagaaaggagaagttTGCCCAGGTGCAGATTGCCAAGAGAAGGACTCAGCTGGGGAAGAGCAGCCTGCCCAGAGAGGCAGAAGGGCCAGGAGGGCTGGAAATGGTGGCAGCTCCAAGGAGGTGCCAAGCCCTGAcagccaggaggagatgggagtgATCACACCTGGAAACAAGGGAAGAGCAAGGAGGACAAGGCCTTGCTTACAAGGAGTTGTTCCCAAGTGCCCTGATCAGGAAGGGATTGATGTTGTTTCATCTGTGGAACCACCTGGAGCTGttcagagagcagggagaggtaAAAGGAAAGAGCTGAAGGAGTTAAAACCTCCAAATGAACACCTGGAGTCGTGTGTGGAAGATTCCTCAGTGCTACAAAAAGCACCTGCAGATACCAAACAGAGTTTGCAggagggtggcaccagtgaggCTGAAGGTGACCCAGGCACCAAGACAGGAACTGGAAAGGCTCAGAGTGAAAtgtggcagctgcagacagGTTTGAATAACCCTGAGAGCAAAGCTGAGGACAGTGGGGAAGGGCTCCTGTCACCGAGGAGGAGGCACAGAGGAATGGGGAACACAGAACCAGGGATTGCTCCAAGGAGAGGGACACGGGCAAGGAATGACCAAGGGAAAGCAGCTTCTCCAGGAGACCCTCATGGAACAAGCAGGAAGCTTCGtaaagacccctccccaaaggTTTCACAAAAACAGGAGCAGGCTTGGGACAAAGCTCCTGAGGCTGTCACAGCACAAGAATCTGAAAATGGCACTCAACTTGAACTAGAGGCAACAGAGAGAAGAGTGAAGTCTCTTAGAAGTACAAGAAACAGAAAGCACTCAGCTGAAATCAAAGTAGACACTGCTGGGGTCGCACTTGAAAATACACAAAACATTCAGAAAACTGAGGAAACATCAAGTGAAACTGATGCTGAAGCACAATCCCATGTGAAAAATAAGCTGAAAGGATCTCAGGGATATGAAACAGGAAATGCTCAGGAAAATACAACAGAGGCAGCTCGAAGATTAAAGGCAGAGTCACCTTCTGCAGAGACAAACCAAATGCCAGCCAGTGCTCAGAACGTGGAAGCAAACAGGGCTAGAACCAGGAGAGGCAAAAAAGACTCTTTGGAGCAAAAAACTGAGGAATTTCCTGAAAATGTGAACGGCCTAAAACCAATTGCTCCCAAATGTGAGTCAGAAGTGGCTGAGTGTTGTCTGCAGGATGCTGTGGGCCCTGTGTGTGGCAgtgcagccccgggcagggaggggcagcccagcccaggtgctgctgacagggccagtcctgctctgggcactcaCAGGAGGACCAGGAACGAACGGGGAATCCTTAAAGCAAAGCAAACTGAAACCCTGCAGGGCAATCCAGCACAAAATAATGCAGTGCTGCCTAGAAGAGGAAGAGGtaaaaaagttaattttcagCTTGAAGAAAGCAGTTCCAAAGCAATTGAAGGAAAAAGTTTACCTGAGAGTGATGAAGGGGTGACTGACAAAGATAATCCATGTGAGAGTTCCGAAATTCCTCCTTCActgggaaggaggagcaggagaaaaCAACATGATTCCATCCCACAGAAAGCTAGTCCTGCCTTTGTGGAAAAAGCAGCATCAAGTGCAGATGCCAGGCAAGCTGAGGCAGGATCAGCGCTGGGAGCACAGGACACGGCCCCGAGGCGGGGCCGGAGCCGCAGGGCGGCCGCAGCCTCAGCCAGCACATCCCCCTCAgtcagagccaggcaggggctgctcctgcagggcacTGCCAAACAGGTGCCACTGAGAGAGGAGCAAaatccagctctgggcaagaAAACTCTGAATGCACCAGCAAGGGACAGAAGGAAAAAGAcggatccagcagcagaggcaggtaGTGCAACTCCTCGTGCCTTGTCAGAGACTCAAGGTGAAGGTACTCAGGAAGACCAAAGTGTGCCTTTGGAAGCAGGGTCCTGTGCCAAGGAGAAGGCACCAGGAAGGGGCAGAAGGAAAGAAGCTGCTCTGGCATCACACACAAGCAATTCCATCTCTCTGCGAGGGAAGCGCAGGTTGCCCGCAGGTGATGGAGAAGCAGCTCCCAAAGAAGAGCAGGATGTTCCCTTAGAAACTTGTGATCCatctggaaaggaaaatccactgagaagaagcaggaggaaggaaatTGCCCCCTTGGTAGAAGCCAAGAGTTCTGTTCAGGGAAACCAGGTCCTGTCAAAACAAAGTGGTAGGAAAAATAACAGTAGGGAAGTTAAACAGAGTTTGGACAGTTCTTCCCAAGAAAATACAGAGCTTGTAAAAGAGAGCTCGAGGCAAGCAGCCACTCCACTGCCTCCTACTCCCACCTCACTGCAGGGTTTGCCAGAAGATGGTAAGGACAGAATTCCTGAAGAAAAAAGTAAAGTTTTAGACATAGCTCCACCTGCAAAAGAAAATCCATCAAGAGTGAGCAGGAAGAAAACAACTTCTTCCACTTCTGAAGAAACAATTTCCACTTCTCTCAGGGGAAAACCCAACCTGCccagaggcagagctcagaaGAGGGCTCTTCAAGAAAGTGAAGATGCATCTGCAGAAGATGACCCATGCCAGGGGAGAACAAGGCAGCTGAGAGGCAACAGGAGGAAGGTGGAGGTgtcagaggcagctgctcctgctgctccccacagaAGCAGTGACTTGGCAGGCAATGGCAgcgctctgggagctcagcattTGAGT gcagctcccacCTCTGGCAGGAGGAGGCGCCAGCAGCCAGCAGAGGATGTGCCAGCCAAGAAACTGAAACCAG GGAATGATGAAAATGGGTCTCtccaaagaggaagaagaaacaaaagtaaacctggagaagaggatgcaagggcagctcagagcactgcagggatggagaggaggACAAGATCCAGCACAAGAACAAGGAAATAG